A genomic stretch from Vanrija pseudolonga chromosome 6, complete sequence includes:
- the EXO84 gene encoding Exocyst complex component EXO84: MASLRKPSQAIPSRPAPGGARRRDPLPGDADRKRDARKSKVEEKMKSRRMSIMRYAGPESFTVGPGAHGVDFLSNDPFQVILDVAPPLEADEYGEIRAPPPMPITSRGGYSSPKAALGTRELQSLEEDDDDEHGSVHDEAIGTRAQAETHQEWDFTELKGKDVDVASYVRKVMTGADEEEKARLVKALHKQKEANAKDLQKTVTEQYAEFVTISKEISTLENEMLELKELLTEWKTVPQLMGKEDTLAPTLDKDGNVERHRARRNSPLDLQQMYKAQITNLWSTVEGSQRYLPLQQGRHLMFETHNFIELNAATYKPKQNISLFLLNDLLLVAGRRRLKTGQNTSGESEQGRLVAERCFVLTDLVITDIKDSGDLTSALKIKRGKEVLLYRTPKPEDKKQLLQAFRTVAQDLAEKRRKESEAEQERRRTMYQGEQGAAARMTRMSLFMEARPLSTIGTSLTDTKDLLWIDEFADDLTMAIATRDWDEGVKLAERGHGLMRTVANNPEASEMLKFRMESLEPKLVEQIAKDLASTDIRKTSAARLIELLVKLERADLARDTFLKARHEFMLKLVRAIKHEGDVAMYIHELAVVCFTIIRHTSDWYMNAFKENRMASAGFVTWAKKQIEYFSDVFRRQVYAPAIEQNVVDDCLRVTASANRKLLRDVGLDFTFLLNSLTERDAAAAARPPPQSSQAARGFRPDVSSFDAPPASTGREPPPSPGDLSQGSTAPLFISRRARPSDAGPAPPPSAANGNGLRNVSNMSNVSAASYASDMSGASGASTPVPRPPPRSERRSRPPPPRPV, encoded by the exons ATGGCTTCACTTCGCAAGCCATCCCAGGCCATCCCATCACGGCCAGCGCCGGGcggagcacgccgacgcgacccGCTGCCCGGCGACGCAGACCGCAAGCGCGATGCCCGCAAgtccaaggtcgaggagaagaTGAAGTCGCGGCGGATGAGCATAATGAG GTATGCTGGTCCCGAGTCTTTCACTGTCGGTCCTGGCGCCCACGGAGTCGACTTCTTATCAAACGACCCGTTCCAGGTCATCTTGGACGTCGCGCCACctctcgaggccgacgagtaCGGCGAAATTCGCGCCCCACCACCGATGCCTATAACATCACGAGGCGGATACTCCTCTCCCAAGGCCGCTCTTGGAACAAGAGAACTGCAGAGCTtagaggaggacgacgatgatgagcaTGGCAGCGTCCACGACGAGGCTATCGGCACCAGGGCGCAAGCGGAAACTCACCAGGAGTGGGACTTTaccgagctcaagggcaaggatgTGGATGTTGCTTCGT ACGTGCGAAAGGTCATGACTGGcgccgatgaggaggagaaggcccgGCTGGTCAAGGCGTTGCACAAGCAGAAGGAGGCCAACGCGAAGGACCTGCAAAAGACGGTGACGGAACAGTACGCCGAGTTTGTCACCATCTCGAAGGAGATCTCGACGCTTGAGAACGAGAtgctcgagctcaaggagctgtTGACGGAGTGGAAGACGGTGCCCCAGCTAATGGGCAAGGAGGacacgctggcgccgacgctggACAAGGATGGCAATG TCGAACGCCACCGCGCCCGACGAAACtcgccgctcgacctgcAACAGATGTACAAGGCGCAGATCACAAACCTGTGGTCGACAGTCGAAGGCTCGCAGCGATATCTTCCCCTGCAACAAGGTCGACACCTCATGTTCGAAACACACAACTTTATCGAGCTCAATGCGGCGACATACAAGCCCAAACAGAACATCAGCCTGTTCCTCTTGAACGACTTGTTGCTCGTCGCTGGACGACGCCGGTTGAAGACCGGGCAGAACACgtcgggcgagagcgagcaaGGGCGACTGGTCGCGGAGCGATGTTTCGTCCTCACCGACCTTGTCATCACAGATATTAAAGACAGTGGAGACCTTACCAGCGCCCTCAAGATTAAGAGGGGCAAGGAGGTCTTACTGTACCGCACCCCAAAGCCCGAGGACAAGAAGCAACTCCTCCAGGCGTTCCGCACCGTGGCGCAGGACCTCGCGGAGAAGAGGCGCAaggagagcgaggccgagcaggagcgGAGACGGACAATGTACcagggcgagcagggcgccgccgcgcgcatgACGCGCATGTCCCTGTTCATGGAGGCTCGGCCGCTGTCAACAATCGGCACATCCCTCACCGACACCAAGGACCTGCTCTGGATCGACGAGTTTGCAGACGACCTGACCATGGCGATTGCCACACGCGACTGGGACGAGggcgtcaagctcgccgagagAGGACACGGCCTGATGCGCACCGTCGCCAACAAccccgaggcgagcgagatgcTCAAGTTCCGCATGGAGAGCCTCGAGCCCAAGCTTGTCGAGCAAATCGCCAAGGACCTGGCATCTACCGACATCCGCAAgacgtcggccgcgcgcctcaTCGAGCTGCTGGTCAAGCTCGAacgcgccgacctcgcgcgcgacacgtTCCTCAAGGCGCGACACGAGTTTATGCTCAAGTTAGTCCGCGCGATCAAGCACGAGGGTGACGTCGCAATGTACATCCACGAGCTGGCCGTGGTATGCTTTACCATTATCCGACACACATCCGACTGGTACATGAACGCGTTCAAGGAGAACCGCATGGCGTCAG CTGGCTTCGTCACATGGGCGAAGAAGCAGATTGAGTACTTTAGCGACGTATTCCGGCGGCAGGTATATGCGCCCGCCATTGAGCAGAACGTGGTGGACGACTGTTTGCGGGTCACAGCCTCGGCCAACCGCAAGCTCCTCCGTGACGTGGGACTAGACTTTACCTTCCTGCTCAACAGCCTGACAGAGCgggatgctgctgctgccgctcggccaccaccgcagAGCTCgcaggccgcgcgcgggTTCCGCCCCGACGTGTCATCGTTtgacgcgccgccagcgagcactggccgcgagccgcccccctcccccggcGACCTGTCCCAGGGTTCTACGGCGCCGCTGTTCATCtcccgccgagcacgcccgTCCGACGCCGGGCCGGCGCctccgccgtcggcggccaacggcaacggcctgCGCAACGTCAGCAACATGAGCAACGTGTCGGCCGCAAGCTACGCCAGCGACatgagcggcgcgtcgggcgcgtcgacgcccgtcccccgcccaccacctAGAAGCgagcgccgctcgcggccgcccccgccacgaCCAGTCTAA